A region of the Pseudomonadales bacterium genome:
CACCAAATACCGTACCCGAGGCGCCACCACCGAATGATGCGCCTGCATCAGCACCTTTACCTTGTTGCAGTAATATTAAACCAACAATTAAGATTGCTGCCAAAACATGAACGATTAAAATAACTTGTTCTAACATCTAAAAATCCAAAGTATATCTATAGTCTGCTCAAGCGGATTCAGCCGCTTTTGCAATCTTCAAAAACTGATCAGCATTTAACGCTGCGCCGCCGACCAAGGCCCCATCAATATCGGCTTGAGCAAATAAGTCAGCCGCATTGTCTGCCTTTACACTACCGCCATATAAAAGCGAAATCTGCTCAGCCGCAGCTGGCGAGTAGTTCGCGATCTGCTCTCTAATAAACGCATGCACTTCTTGAGCTTGCGCTGGAGTCGCTGTTTTACCTGTACCTATCGCCCATACCGGCTCATAGGCGATGACTGAATGCTGCATAGCATCAATATCAACAGCATCAAAAACAGCGCAAAGTTGCTGCTTAACCACGGCCAAGGTATCGCCAGCTTCTCGTTGTGCTAAATTTTCACCTAAGCACAATACAGGGCTAATATTCTTGGCAATCAACTGCTGAAATTTAGCTAACACCGTAGCATCCGACTCAGCATAATATTGACGACGTTCTGAATGACCAACCAAGGCATAACTTACATCAAGATCAGCCAGCATTGCCGCCGAGCATTCGCCAGTAAAAGCCCCAGAATCTGGCGACTCTGCACAAACATTCTGTGCACCCAGCGCAATCGGTAGCTCATTAGCATCAAGCTCAAGCAATATCTGAGCAAGATAGATATCAGGCGGACAAACTGCAAGCTTAACCGTG
Encoded here:
- a CDS encoding triose-phosphate isomerase, giving the protein MAQSLVIGNWKMHGSLSQNQQLIESIAEQMFELDTVKLAVCPPDIYLAQILLELDANELPIALGAQNVCAESPDSGAFTGECSAAMLADLDVSYALVGHSERRQYYAESDATVLAKFQQLIAKNISPVLCLGENLAQREAGDTLAVVKQQLCAVFDAVDIDAMQHSVIAYEPVWAIGTGKTATPAQAQEVHAFIREQIANYSPAAAEQISLLYGGSVKADNAADLFAQADIDGALVGGAALNADQFLKIAKAAESA